One Pseudomonas sp. AN-1 genomic region harbors:
- a CDS encoding YdgA family protein, with translation MHKTGIALGLILAAGAAVTLPPWYSGTQLEGTLQAALERGNQQLREALPGQGASLELVALERGIFSSTARYRIAFGEAESADGDPAELLFSDRIEHGPLPLSRLASFELAPVLAVSRFSLERSAAVTPWFAGAGGAVPLSGYLVLGYDDSVTGQVSLHPLELASDQGRLRFSGIDLALKLGAQAQTVQLSGGMDSLTFDFPRDGEVAQVRLSGLSLNSEHRLGASGFYVGGSRLALARVELLDADRPGLLVENFVQTDRIEEQGSRLSAALDYEVGSLGYGGKPLSSASLGLTLGNLDVAALQRLESWYKELLARMNEPQAQPVALTDSDERRLRDGLEALLAGKPSVSLDRLALRTASGESRFDLRVELDRPQSYELPPAELARQLIGRLEAHLVLGKPTIRDLMNFQASLDPDADQGAAALQAEEVAELAAMIATSTQVGRVEGEDIVSRLSYAGGQVDFNGQAMPAEEFVAMVAGMAPGSPLELMPGVVDGEGELAGLEEEADEGYDLESVSEGGAPGGE, from the coding sequence ATGCACAAGACAGGAATCGCCCTGGGTCTGATCCTCGCCGCGGGCGCCGCGGTCACGCTGCCGCCCTGGTATAGCGGCACGCAGCTGGAGGGCACGCTGCAGGCCGCGCTCGAGCGCGGCAACCAGCAGCTGCGCGAGGCGCTGCCCGGGCAGGGCGCCAGCCTCGAACTGGTGGCCCTCGAGCGCGGGATCTTCTCCAGTACCGCTCGCTACCGGATCGCCTTCGGCGAGGCCGAGAGCGCCGATGGCGACCCCGCCGAGCTGCTGTTCAGCGACCGGATCGAGCATGGCCCACTGCCGCTGTCGCGCCTGGCGTCCTTCGAGCTCGCGCCGGTCCTGGCGGTCAGTCGCTTCAGCCTCGAGCGCAGCGCGGCGGTCACGCCCTGGTTCGCCGGCGCGGGCGGGGCGGTGCCGCTGAGCGGCTACCTGGTGCTGGGCTATGACGACAGCGTGACGGGGCAGGTCAGCCTGCACCCCCTGGAGCTGGCTTCCGACCAGGGCCGGTTGCGCTTCTCCGGCATCGACCTGGCCCTGAAGCTGGGCGCGCAGGCGCAAACCGTGCAACTGTCCGGCGGCATGGACAGCCTGACCTTCGATTTCCCCCGCGACGGGGAGGTGGCGCAGGTCCGCCTCTCCGGCCTGAGCCTGAACAGCGAGCACCGCCTCGGCGCTTCCGGCTTCTATGTCGGCGGCAGCCGCCTGGCCCTGGCCCGCGTCGAGCTGCTCGACGCGGACCGCCCGGGGCTGCTGGTGGAGAACTTCGTGCAGACCGACCGGATCGAGGAGCAGGGCAGCCGCCTGAGCGCCGCGCTCGACTACGAGGTCGGCAGCCTCGGCTACGGCGGCAAGCCGCTGAGTTCGGCCAGCCTCGGGCTGACACTGGGCAATCTGGACGTGGCCGCCCTGCAGCGGCTGGAGAGCTGGTACAAGGAGCTGCTCGCGCGCATGAATGAGCCGCAGGCGCAGCCCGTCGCATTGACCGACAGCGACGAAAGGCGCCTGCGCGATGGTCTGGAAGCGCTGCTCGCCGGCAAGCCGAGCGTGTCGCTCGATCGGCTGGCGCTGAGGACCGCCAGCGGCGAGAGCCGCTTCGACCTGCGGGTCGAGCTGGACAGGCCGCAGTCCTACGAGTTGCCGCCCGCGGAGCTGGCCCGGCAACTGATCGGCAGGCTGGAAGCGCACCTGGTGTTGGGCAAGCCGACGATCCGCGACCTGATGAACTTCCAGGCGTCCCTCGACCCGGACGCCGATCAGGGCGCGGCGGCCCTGCAGGCCGAGGAGGTGGCCGAGCTGGCCGCGATGATCGCCACCAGCACGCAGGTCGGCCGGGTGGAGGGGGAGGACATCGTCAGCCGCCTGAGCTATGCCGGCGGACAGGTCGACTTCAACGGCCAGGCCATGCCAGCCGAGGAGTTCGTCGCCATGGTCGCCGGCATGGCGCCAGGATCGCCCCTGGAGCTGATGCCGGGAGTCGTCGACGGGGAAGGCGAACTGGCCGGTCTGGAGGAAGAAGCGGACGAGGGCTACGACCTGGAGTCCGTGTCGGAAGGCGGTGCGCCCGGCGGCGAGTGA
- a CDS encoding DUF4892 domain-containing protein has protein sequence MTELYTAAPAGAGGSPRGAWRRLPLIASLAILPAWAEVPGSQDLEILPRFPRAEIVDYRVQDNVERIYPQSALRRISGRLRVDAEIDVVGRLSALTYELPQGHGSADAFAQARTALLALDARPLHWCEGRECGASSLWANNVFGNARLYGPDEQQAYLLLQLAAPRQDSLLALYAITRGTRRGYLHVELLEANAPQGEHLPNAETLLRQLKDAGVLELAQLPAEPADPWLALLARALRLDTGVRLLLGGQAAPAWREALIERGTRAARLESEPGEAPGLRLEWLR, from the coding sequence ATGACCGAGCTGTACACCGCTGCGCCGGCCGGCGCGGGCGGGTCGCCGAGGGGCGCCTGGCGCCGCCTGCCGCTGATCGCCAGTCTGGCCATCCTGCCGGCCTGGGCCGAGGTGCCGGGCAGCCAGGACCTGGAGATCCTGCCGCGTTTCCCGCGCGCGGAGATCGTCGACTACCGGGTGCAGGACAACGTCGAGCGCATCTATCCGCAGAGCGCCCTGCGCCGCATCAGCGGCCGCCTGCGCGTGGATGCCGAGATCGATGTGGTCGGCCGCCTCAGCGCGCTGACCTACGAACTGCCGCAGGGCCACGGCAGCGCCGACGCCTTCGCCCAGGCGCGCACCGCCCTGCTGGCCCTGGACGCGCGTCCGCTGCACTGGTGCGAGGGGCGCGAGTGCGGCGCTAGCAGCCTGTGGGCCAACAACGTGTTCGGCAACGCGCGCCTGTACGGCCCGGACGAGCAGCAGGCCTATCTGCTGCTGCAGCTCGCCGCGCCGCGCCAGGACAGCCTGCTGGCGCTGTACGCCATCACCCGCGGCACCCGCCGCGGCTACCTGCACGTCGAGCTGCTGGAGGCCAATGCGCCGCAGGGCGAGCATCTGCCCAACGCCGAGACCCTGCTGCGCCAGCTCAAGGATGCCGGCGTGCTCGAGCTGGCGCAGCTGCCCGCCGAGCCGGCCGATCCCTGGCTGGCGCTGCTGGCGCGCGCCCTGCGCCTGGATACCGGCGTGCGCCTGCTGCTCGGCGGCCAGGCCGCCCCGGCCTGGCGCGAGGCGCTGATCGAGCGCGGCACCCGCGCTGCCCGGCTGGAAAGCGAGCCGGGCGAGGCGCCGGGTCTGCGCCTGGAGTGGCTGCGTTGA
- the sixA gene encoding phosphohistidine phosphatase SixA, with amino-acid sequence MRLWLLRHGQAGPYVRTGDHLRELTERGRTEALHAAGHLLGEPLDAILVSPYVRAQQTAELVHEALGREPALHTVDGITPDDDPRAALAMLAGRREQNLLVVTHMPLVGALAGLLVHGHLQQPVTFNTASLALLEGDMALAGLMDLRALYHPPER; translated from the coding sequence ATGAGGCTGTGGCTGCTGCGCCACGGCCAGGCCGGCCCCTACGTGCGCACCGGCGACCACCTGCGCGAGCTGACCGAGCGCGGCCGCACCGAGGCCCTGCATGCCGCCGGCCACCTGCTCGGCGAGCCGCTGGATGCCATCCTGGTCAGCCCCTACGTGCGCGCCCAGCAGACCGCCGAGCTGGTGCACGAGGCCCTCGGCCGCGAGCCGGCGCTGCATACCGTCGACGGCATCACCCCCGACGACGACCCGCGCGCCGCCCTGGCCATGCTCGCCGGACGCCGCGAGCAGAACCTGCTGGTGGTCACCCACATGCCGCTGGTCGGTGCCCTGGCCGGTCTGCTGGTGCACGGCCACCTGCAGCAGCCGGTGACCTTCAATACCGCCAGCCTGGCCCTGCTCGAGGGCGACATGGCCCTGGCCGGGCTGATGGACCTGCGCGCCCTGTACCATCCGCCGGAGCGCTGA
- a CDS encoding alpha/beta fold hydrolase: MTVAVEEIRLNLPHIELAAHLYGPEDGQPVLALHGWLDNAMSFARLAPRLPGLRIVALDLAGHGHSGHRAAGASYQLWDYALDVLAVADQLGWQRFALLGHSLGAIVATLLAGAVPERIERLALIDGMFPLTHEPEQAPHKLGEALRAQLALRDKRRPVYASVERAVEARLRGGSPLSHEAAELLASRGLTAVAGGYTWRTDPRLTLPSPLRLTRAHAEAFVRAVRCPVDLVLAEQGLPVQRGEWLALLDSLPVRVHRVPGGHHLHLDDEAGAQAVADCFKALSAAP, encoded by the coding sequence ATGACCGTCGCCGTCGAGGAAATCCGCCTCAACCTGCCGCACATCGAACTGGCCGCCCATCTCTATGGTCCCGAGGACGGCCAGCCGGTGCTGGCACTGCACGGCTGGCTGGACAACGCCATGAGCTTCGCCCGCCTGGCGCCGCGTCTGCCCGGCCTGCGCATCGTCGCCCTCGACCTGGCCGGCCATGGCCACTCCGGGCACCGCGCTGCCGGCGCCAGCTACCAGCTGTGGGACTACGCGCTGGACGTGCTGGCGGTGGCCGACCAGCTCGGCTGGCAGCGCTTCGCCCTGCTCGGCCACTCGCTGGGCGCCATCGTCGCCACCCTGCTGGCCGGCGCCGTACCCGAGCGCATCGAGCGGCTGGCACTGATCGACGGCATGTTCCCGCTGACCCACGAGCCGGAGCAGGCGCCGCACAAGCTCGGCGAGGCGCTCCGGGCCCAGCTGGCGCTGCGCGACAAGCGCCGCCCGGTGTACGCCAGCGTCGAGCGGGCGGTGGAGGCGCGCCTGCGCGGCGGCTCCCCGCTCAGCCACGAGGCCGCCGAACTGCTCGCCAGCCGCGGCCTGACGGCGGTGGCCGGCGGCTATACCTGGCGCACCGATCCGCGGCTGACCCTGCCTTCGCCGCTGCGCCTGACCCGTGCCCACGCCGAGGCCTTCGTGCGCGCCGTGCGCTGTCCGGTCGACCTGGTGCTGGCCGAACAGGGCCTGCCGGTACAGCGCGGCGAATGGCTGGCGCTGCTCGACAGCCTGCCGGTGCGCGTGCACCGCGTGCCAGGCGGTCATCACCTGCACCTGGACGACGAGGCCGGCGCGCAGGCGGTTGCAGACTGTTTCAAAGCCCTGTCCGCCGCGCCTTGA
- a CDS encoding NAD(P)H-dependent glycerol-3-phosphate dehydrogenase, whose product MTEQQPIAVLGGGSFGTALANLLAENGQRVRLWMRDEAQAEAIRSTGENPRYLKGIKVHAVVEPVSDLAATLQACELVFVVLPSSALRAALQPVAGLLAGKLLVSTTKGIEADTFKLMSQILEEIAPQARIGVLSGPNLAREIAEHALTATVIASEDEELCRRVQQVLHGRTFRVYASRDRFGVELGGALKNVYAIMSGMAAALGMGENTKSMLITRALAEMTRFAVRMGANPMTFLGLAGVGDLIVTCSSPKSRNYQVGFALGQGLSLEEAVSRLGEVAEGVNTIRVLKARADQLGVYMPLVAGLHAILFEGRTLQQVIGLLMSGEPKTDVDFISASDF is encoded by the coding sequence ATGACTGAGCAGCAACCGATTGCCGTGCTCGGCGGCGGCAGCTTCGGCACCGCCCTGGCCAACCTGCTGGCGGAGAACGGCCAGCGCGTGCGCCTGTGGATGCGCGACGAGGCCCAGGCCGAGGCGATCCGCAGCACCGGCGAGAATCCGCGCTACCTCAAGGGCATCAAGGTGCACGCCGTGGTCGAGCCGGTCAGCGACCTGGCCGCCACCCTGCAGGCCTGCGAGCTGGTGTTCGTCGTGCTGCCGTCCTCGGCCCTGCGCGCCGCGCTGCAGCCGGTGGCCGGCCTGCTCGCCGGCAAGCTGCTGGTCAGCACCACCAAGGGCATCGAGGCGGATACCTTCAAGCTGATGAGCCAGATCCTCGAGGAGATCGCCCCGCAGGCGCGCATCGGCGTGCTGTCCGGGCCGAACCTGGCGCGCGAGATCGCCGAGCATGCGCTCACTGCCACGGTGATCGCCAGCGAGGACGAGGAGCTGTGCCGGCGCGTGCAGCAGGTGCTGCACGGCCGTACCTTCCGCGTGTATGCCAGCCGCGACCGCTTCGGCGTCGAGCTGGGCGGGGCGCTGAAGAACGTCTACGCCATCATGTCCGGCATGGCCGCCGCGCTGGGCATGGGCGAGAACACCAAGAGCATGCTGATCACCCGCGCGCTGGCGGAGATGACCCGCTTCGCCGTGCGCATGGGCGCCAACCCGATGACCTTCCTCGGTCTGGCCGGGGTGGGCGACCTGATCGTCACCTGCTCCTCGCCGAAGAGCCGCAACTACCAGGTCGGCTTCGCGCTGGGGCAGGGGCTGAGCCTCGAGGAGGCGGTGTCGCGTCTGGGCGAGGTGGCCGAGGGGGTCAACACCATCCGCGTGCTCAAGGCCCGCGCCGACCAGCTCGGCGTCTACATGCCGTTGGTCGCCGGCCTGCATGCCATACTTTTCGAGGGCCGCACTTTGCAGCAGGTGATCGGCCTGCTGATGTCCGGCGAGCCGAAGACCGATGTCGATTTCATTTCCGCCAGTGATTTCTGA
- a CDS encoding AI-2E family transporter, with the protein MIEHDRLLVQILMLGLLAACLWVLAPFWSALFWAAVLAFASWPLMRGLTRLLRGRTSAAAGVLTLGWMLLVAVPLVWLGFNLADHVRSVVALLKDLQVEGLPEPPAWLAGVPLFGAQLVGLWNKLDVQGAALLAALKPYLGEVGNWLLARSAQIGGGVLELALSLVLVFFFYRDGPQLADYARSLLERLMSGRADHYLELVAGTVQRVVNGVIGTAAAQAVLALIGFLIAGVPGALVLGILTFALSLIPMGPPLVWIPASAWLIWQEQYGMGLFLAIWGLVVISGVDNVLKPYLISRGGNLPLVVVLLGVFGGILAFGFMGLFLGPTLLAVAYSLIGDWIANQPHKRHAPRPGDSG; encoded by the coding sequence ATGATCGAGCATGACCGCTTGCTGGTGCAGATCCTCATGCTGGGCCTGCTGGCCGCCTGTCTGTGGGTGCTGGCGCCGTTCTGGTCGGCGCTGTTCTGGGCCGCGGTGCTGGCCTTCGCCAGCTGGCCGCTGATGCGCGGCCTGACCCGCCTGCTGCGCGGGCGCACCTCGGCAGCCGCCGGCGTGCTGACCCTCGGCTGGATGCTGCTGGTGGCGGTGCCGCTGGTCTGGCTCGGCTTCAACCTGGCCGACCACGTCCGCAGCGTCGTGGCCCTGCTCAAGGATCTGCAGGTCGAAGGCCTGCCCGAGCCGCCTGCCTGGCTGGCCGGAGTGCCGCTGTTCGGCGCGCAGCTGGTGGGCCTGTGGAACAAGCTCGACGTGCAGGGCGCGGCGCTGCTCGCTGCGCTCAAGCCGTATCTGGGCGAGGTCGGCAACTGGCTGCTGGCGCGCAGCGCGCAGATCGGCGGCGGCGTGCTGGAGCTGGCGCTGAGCCTGGTGCTGGTGTTCTTCTTCTACCGCGACGGGCCGCAGCTGGCCGACTATGCGCGCAGCCTGCTGGAGCGCCTGATGAGCGGGCGCGCCGATCACTACCTGGAACTGGTTGCCGGCACCGTGCAGCGGGTGGTCAACGGCGTGATCGGCACCGCCGCTGCGCAGGCGGTGCTGGCGCTGATCGGCTTCCTGATCGCCGGGGTGCCGGGCGCCCTGGTGCTGGGCATCCTCACCTTCGCCCTCAGCCTGATCCCCATGGGCCCGCCGCTGGTGTGGATTCCGGCCAGCGCCTGGCTGATCTGGCAGGAGCAGTACGGGATGGGCTTGTTCCTCGCCATCTGGGGCCTGGTGGTGATCAGCGGCGTGGACAACGTGCTCAAGCCCTACCTGATCAGCCGCGGCGGCAACCTGCCGCTGGTGGTGGTGCTGCTCGGCGTGTTCGGCGGCATCCTCGCCTTCGGCTTCATGGGCCTGTTCCTCGGTCCGACCCTGCTGGCGGTGGCCTACAGCCTGATCGGCGACTGGATCGCCAACCAGCCCCACAAGCGCCATGCACCGCGTCCCGGAGACTCCGGCTGA
- a CDS encoding patatin-like phospholipase family protein, protein MGKTVALVLGSGGARGYAHIGVIEELEARGYKIACIAGSSMGAVIGGIYAAGKLPVYRRWVETLDYLDLLRLLDVSFSMGAIRGERVFGRIRAFLGEINIEDLPIPYTAVATDLTNQQEVWFQEGCLHQAMRASAAIPSLFTPVVQGSRVLVDGGLLNPIPIVPVVSSRCDLIVAVNVNASNQLQYELPVIERPQAMKNRLDQMMTSIGALGARLPFRRRGGPELPVLLEGHEAQLAGGSTHGVAAAKATHLHVVENEAPDSLLEMINQSIDVMQNSLAQYKIAGYPPDILVNVPKRVCRFFEFYKAPELIALGRQIAGDALDKYEQHHD, encoded by the coding sequence ATGGGCAAGACTGTCGCACTGGTGCTCGGCTCCGGCGGCGCGCGCGGCTACGCGCACATCGGGGTGATCGAGGAGCTGGAGGCGCGCGGCTACAAGATCGCCTGCATCGCTGGCAGTTCGATGGGGGCGGTGATCGGCGGCATCTACGCCGCCGGCAAGCTGCCGGTGTACCGCCGCTGGGTGGAAACCCTCGACTACCTGGACCTGCTGCGCCTGCTCGACGTCAGCTTCTCGATGGGCGCGATCCGCGGCGAGCGGGTATTCGGGCGCATCCGCGCCTTTCTCGGCGAGATCAACATCGAGGACCTGCCGATCCCCTACACCGCGGTGGCCACCGACCTGACCAACCAGCAGGAAGTGTGGTTCCAGGAAGGCTGCCTGCACCAGGCGATGCGCGCCTCGGCGGCGATTCCCAGCCTGTTCACCCCGGTGGTGCAGGGCTCGCGGGTGCTGGTCGACGGCGGCCTGCTCAACCCGATCCCGATCGTGCCGGTGGTGTCCAGTCGCTGCGACCTGATAGTCGCGGTCAACGTCAACGCCAGCAACCAGCTGCAGTACGAGCTGCCGGTGATCGAGCGGCCGCAGGCGATGAAGAACCGTCTCGACCAGATGATGACGTCGATCGGCGCCCTCGGCGCGCGCCTGCCGTTCCGCCGGCGCGGCGGGCCGGAACTGCCGGTGCTGCTCGAGGGGCACGAGGCGCAGTTGGCGGGCGGCTCCACCCACGGCGTCGCCGCGGCCAAGGCCACTCACCTGCACGTGGTGGAGAACGAGGCGCCGGACAGCCTGCTGGAGATGATCAACCAAAGCATCGACGTGATGCAGAACTCGCTGGCGCAGTACAAGATCGCCGGCTATCCGCCGGACATCCTGGTCAACGTGCCCAAGCGGGTGTGCCGCTTCTTCGAGTTCTACAAGGCGCCGGAGCTGATCGCCCTCGGCCGGCAGATCGCCGGCGACGCGCTGGACAAGTACGAGCAGCACCACGACTGA
- a CDS encoding TonB-dependent receptor, giving the protein METPYVSAPLRTTLALSLGLLAGAAAAEDLFVGAADLPEVLTATRLQQSPAEVPGSVTVLDRELIRASGARELPELLRLVPGMLVVPDGNLTTVNYHGSNAAQARRLQVLVDGRSVYHSGLARVDWSDIPVAIEDIERIEVFRGPNTVSYGANALMAVVSIFTRAPRDTHGTRLKITRGERGIADWYASQGNGWDGGNLRLSLSGWHDEGFDHERDGSPARDDRRLNRLNLRVQQDLDPRQSLDWQLALKEGTNQAPNSYESVFPIAAQPGEADEAADVRARDYAASLRWNLDLNADHRLQVQSSLQHWERLREWRACEAQVGFSPQLHQLWASSPAYVKALFRNLARNDFTPPPGTPEQTTLASQFIGQVASTFDPATGNVAHSCGLINEDTRENRFDLELQDTLSLSDSLRLVSGLSYRHDSADGETYLGGRRSKDIARGFGQFEWQLDRHWLLQGGALYEHDSSAGDSLSPRLALNYLITPAHSLRAVYSEAVRSPDMFENYADWHYRVRDLRPAALGMGEALYFASARGTGELGQEHMRSRELGYHGHFADLGLNLDVKLFHDEIGGLISETLTLERFEPSNDHRLRLRGIESELDWRLGLRDRLRLSQAYIELEASHRHDERLTPRHSGSASWLHDWGRGWSSSVFYYGADLLNEYRFERLDLRLAKRLQLGSSQLELAGVVQQRLDDEPLGWSDNMYDERRVLWLSAGFEL; this is encoded by the coding sequence ATGGAGACACCGTACGTGTCCGCCCCCCTGCGCACAACGCTGGCGCTATCTCTCGGCCTGCTCGCCGGCGCGGCGGCGGCCGAGGATCTGTTCGTCGGCGCGGCGGACCTGCCGGAGGTGCTCACCGCCACGCGCCTGCAGCAGTCGCCCGCCGAGGTCCCCGGCAGCGTCACCGTGCTCGACCGCGAGCTGATCCGCGCCAGCGGCGCCCGCGAGCTGCCGGAACTGCTGCGCCTGGTGCCGGGCATGCTGGTGGTGCCTGACGGCAACCTGACCACGGTCAACTACCACGGCAGCAACGCCGCCCAGGCTCGCCGCCTGCAGGTGCTGGTGGATGGCCGCTCGGTGTACCACTCGGGCCTGGCCCGGGTCGACTGGAGCGACATCCCGGTGGCCATCGAGGACATCGAGCGCATCGAGGTGTTCCGCGGCCCCAACACGGTCAGCTATGGCGCCAACGCGCTGATGGCGGTGGTCAGCATCTTCACCCGCGCACCGCGCGACACCCACGGCACCCGCCTGAAGATCACCCGCGGCGAGCGCGGCATCGCCGACTGGTATGCCAGCCAGGGCAACGGCTGGGACGGCGGCAACCTGCGCCTGTCGCTGTCCGGCTGGCACGACGAGGGCTTCGACCACGAGCGCGACGGCAGCCCGGCGCGTGACGATCGCCGCCTCAATCGCCTCAACCTGCGCGTGCAGCAGGATCTCGATCCGCGCCAGTCGCTGGACTGGCAACTGGCGCTCAAGGAGGGCACCAACCAGGCGCCGAACAGCTACGAGTCGGTGTTCCCGATCGCCGCCCAGCCGGGCGAGGCCGACGAGGCGGCCGACGTGCGCGCCCGCGACTATGCCGCCAGCCTGCGCTGGAACCTCGACCTGAACGCCGACCACCGCCTGCAGGTGCAGAGCTCGCTGCAGCACTGGGAGCGCCTGCGCGAGTGGCGCGCCTGCGAGGCCCAGGTCGGGTTCAGCCCGCAACTGCACCAGCTGTGGGCCTCCTCGCCGGCCTATGTCAAGGCGCTGTTCCGAAACCTGGCGCGCAACGACTTCACCCCGCCGCCCGGCACACCCGAGCAGACGACCCTGGCCAGCCAGTTCATCGGCCAGGTGGCGAGCACCTTCGATCCCGCCACCGGCAACGTGGCCCACAGCTGCGGCCTGATCAACGAGGACACCCGGGAAAACCGCTTCGACCTCGAGCTGCAGGATACCCTCAGCCTGTCCGACAGCCTGCGCCTGGTCAGCGGCCTGAGCTATCGTCATGACAGCGCCGACGGCGAGACCTACCTGGGCGGCCGGCGCAGCAAGGACATCGCCCGCGGCTTCGGCCAGTTCGAGTGGCAGCTCGACCGCCACTGGCTGCTGCAGGGCGGCGCCCTCTACGAGCACGACAGCAGCGCCGGCGACTCGCTGTCGCCGCGCCTGGCGCTCAACTACCTGATCACCCCGGCGCACAGCCTGCGCGCCGTCTACTCCGAGGCGGTGCGCTCGCCGGACATGTTCGAGAACTACGCCGACTGGCATTACCGGGTCCGGGACCTGCGTCCGGCCGCCCTGGGCATGGGCGAGGCGCTGTATTTCGCCAGCGCCCGCGGCACCGGCGAGCTCGGCCAGGAGCACATGCGCTCGCGCGAGCTGGGCTACCACGGCCACTTTGCCGACCTCGGCCTGAACCTGGACGTGAAGCTGTTCCACGACGAGATCGGCGGCCTGATCAGCGAGACCCTGACCCTCGAGCGGTTCGAGCCGAGCAACGACCACCGTCTGCGCCTGCGCGGCATCGAGAGCGAGCTGGACTGGCGCCTGGGGCTGCGCGACCGCCTGCGCCTGAGCCAGGCCTACATCGAACTGGAGGCCAGCCATCGCCACGACGAGCGACTGACCCCGCGCCACAGCGGCTCGGCCAGCTGGCTGCACGACTGGGGCCGCGGCTGGTCGAGTTCCGTCTTCTATTACGGCGCCGACCTGCTCAACGAATACCGCTTCGAGCGCCTCGACCTGCGCCTGGCCAAGCGCCTGCAGCTGGGCAGCAGCCAGCTGGAGCTGGCCGGTGTCGTGCAACAACGCCTGGACGACGAGCCCCTCGGCTGGTCCGACAATATGTATGATGAGCGCCGCGTACTCTGGCTCTCCGCCGGATTCGAGCTCTGA